A genomic window from Pelagicoccus albus includes:
- a CDS encoding RsmE family RNA methyltransferase — translation MSDFRCYCDNLPLAEGDQIELSPEESNHLIAANRARVGDLVRAFDGQGIEADCRVEIANKRRAILSLSARYQIKRPPYEIALAQALLKGKLLDNIIRKATEIGAQRIFPVATERTESKIGSEKADSKNAKWTNATLEGAKQSGNPFLAEIESVLPFKDLLKAAEPYDLKLIASLETDAMSLKKHLETFQPKRDGERPRSAIWLIGPEGDFSPQEYEAARNAGFLPTTLGPHVMRSETAAAHALSITLYELS, via the coding sequence ATGTCAGACTTTCGCTGCTACTGCGATAACCTCCCCCTTGCAGAAGGAGATCAAATCGAGCTCAGTCCCGAAGAATCCAACCACCTGATCGCCGCTAACCGAGCCCGCGTGGGAGATCTTGTCAGGGCCTTCGATGGACAAGGGATTGAAGCGGATTGCCGAGTCGAGATAGCCAACAAACGCAGGGCAATCCTAAGCCTTTCCGCGCGTTACCAAATCAAGCGACCTCCCTACGAAATCGCCCTCGCCCAAGCCCTTCTCAAGGGAAAGCTACTCGATAACATCATCCGCAAAGCGACCGAGATCGGAGCTCAAAGAATTTTCCCGGTAGCCACCGAACGCACAGAATCGAAAATCGGCTCCGAGAAGGCAGACTCTAAAAACGCAAAATGGACCAACGCCACCCTGGAAGGAGCCAAACAAAGTGGAAATCCTTTCCTAGCCGAAATTGAATCCGTCCTCCCCTTCAAGGACTTGTTGAAAGCGGCCGAACCCTACGACCTGAAACTCATCGCCTCACTCGAGACGGATGCGATGTCACTTAAAAAACACCTCGAAACATTCCAGCCGAAACGGGATGGCGAGCGACCTCGCTCCGCGATTTGGCTAATCGGTCCCGAGGGCGATTTCTCACCTCAAGAATACGAAGCTGCCAGAAATGCAGGTTTCCTTCCCACCACTCTCGGACCCCATGTGATGCGCAGCGAAACCGCCGCAGCCCACGCTCTCAGCATCACGCTCTACGAACTGAGCTGA
- a CDS encoding NAD(P)H-dependent oxidoreductase: MATIEAKDLLEQLNWRYATKVFDPAGKIPAETMKAIEESLVLTPSSFGLQPWKFLVVEDPELKSQLTPASWNQEQVRDCSHLVVFTAKVGYSREDVGDFIRRTAEVRGSTVESLAGYEQIAGGFIDRASESKIVDGWARNQVYIALGQLMMVAALLGVDACPMEGIQPDAYDKILGLEGTGYATVVACPLGYRGEGDKYGTLPKVRFPIEEMIERR, encoded by the coding sequence ATGGCAACGATTGAAGCAAAAGACCTCCTAGAACAATTGAACTGGCGCTACGCCACTAAAGTCTTCGACCCGGCCGGCAAGATCCCGGCGGAGACGATGAAGGCCATCGAGGAAAGCCTCGTGCTGACTCCTTCTTCCTTCGGCTTGCAACCCTGGAAATTCCTCGTGGTCGAAGACCCGGAGCTCAAAAGCCAATTGACGCCAGCTTCATGGAATCAAGAGCAGGTTCGCGATTGTTCGCATCTGGTTGTCTTCACGGCAAAGGTCGGATACAGCCGTGAGGATGTGGGAGACTTTATCAGGCGTACGGCCGAGGTTCGCGGATCGACTGTGGAGAGTCTTGCCGGGTACGAGCAGATCGCCGGCGGCTTCATTGATCGGGCCAGCGAGTCCAAGATCGTTGACGGCTGGGCAAGAAACCAAGTCTACATCGCCCTGGGGCAATTGATGATGGTGGCAGCTCTTTTGGGAGTCGACGCTTGCCCGATGGAAGGAATCCAGCCGGATGCTTACGACAAGATTCTCGGTTTGGAAGGGACCGGCTATGCGACTGTGGTTGCTTGTCCACTCGGTTACCGTGGGGAAGGGGACAAGTATGGCACGCTGCCGAAAGTACGTTTCCCGATCGAAGAAATGATCGAGCGTCGCTAG
- a CDS encoding CTP synthase, whose protein sequence is MAANVENSKAKKYIFVTGGVVSSLGKGLTAASLGALLEERGCTVRIQKFDPYLNVDPGTMNPFQHGEVYVLDDGAETDLDLGHYERFTSGKLSQFNNLTSGQIYESVIQKERRGEYLGKTVQVIPHVTNEIKQRIQAASEDVDILITEIGGTVGDIEGLPFLEAMRQFALEAGRDNVLFIHCTLLPFLAAAGELKTKPTQQSVAKMREIGIQPDILVCRTEHPIDAELREKMSLFCNVPVKAVIEEIDVDDSIYELPVMLRREHLDDLVVDFLRLDAPQPKESIWTDIVRRIKSPSKRVTIGVVGKYIELQDAYKSVYESITHAGIANDAAVTIKRIDAESLETREGRETLKSLHGILVPGGFGDRGTEGKIEAVRYAREKGIPYFGLCLGLQIAVIEYARNVLGLSDANSLEFDPKTASPVITLMEEQKQVVDKGGSMRLGSYECRVKKGTHAFDAYGEESVRERHRHRYEVNNEFVGQLEEAGLVVSGVNPKRNLVEMVELKEHPWFLAVQSHPEFLSKPNKAHPLFKAFVEAAINRAENR, encoded by the coding sequence ATGGCAGCCAACGTGGAAAACAGTAAGGCAAAGAAGTATATTTTCGTGACGGGCGGAGTCGTTTCGTCCTTGGGCAAGGGCTTGACGGCCGCATCTCTGGGCGCCCTGCTCGAGGAGCGCGGCTGCACGGTAAGAATTCAGAAATTCGACCCTTACCTTAATGTCGATCCGGGAACGATGAACCCGTTCCAACACGGCGAAGTATACGTCTTGGATGACGGAGCGGAGACCGATTTGGACCTCGGCCACTACGAGCGCTTCACTTCCGGAAAGCTGAGCCAATTCAACAACCTCACCTCTGGCCAGATTTACGAGTCGGTCATCCAGAAGGAACGCCGAGGCGAGTACTTGGGCAAGACGGTGCAGGTCATCCCTCACGTGACCAACGAGATTAAGCAACGCATCCAGGCGGCCAGCGAGGATGTCGATATCTTGATAACCGAAATTGGCGGCACCGTGGGCGATATCGAAGGGCTTCCTTTCTTGGAGGCTATGCGTCAATTCGCTCTCGAGGCGGGGCGCGACAATGTTCTTTTCATCCATTGTACCTTGCTCCCGTTTTTGGCAGCAGCGGGAGAGCTCAAGACCAAGCCAACCCAGCAGAGCGTGGCGAAGATGCGTGAAATCGGTATCCAGCCAGACATCCTAGTTTGCCGTACCGAGCATCCGATCGACGCCGAACTACGCGAGAAAATGAGCCTTTTCTGTAACGTGCCGGTGAAGGCTGTTATCGAGGAGATCGACGTAGACGATTCGATTTACGAATTGCCCGTCATGCTCCGCCGCGAACATCTGGACGATCTCGTAGTCGATTTTCTTCGGCTCGATGCTCCTCAGCCGAAGGAGAGCATTTGGACTGATATCGTTCGTCGCATTAAGTCTCCTTCCAAGCGGGTAACCATCGGAGTCGTAGGCAAGTACATCGAGCTGCAAGACGCTTACAAATCGGTTTACGAATCGATCACCCACGCCGGGATTGCGAACGATGCAGCGGTTACCATCAAGCGAATCGATGCCGAATCGCTCGAAACCCGCGAAGGTCGCGAGACTCTAAAATCGCTTCACGGCATTTTGGTTCCAGGCGGATTTGGCGATCGAGGTACGGAAGGGAAAATCGAAGCTGTGCGCTACGCTCGCGAAAAGGGAATTCCTTATTTCGGCCTTTGCCTTGGTTTGCAGATTGCGGTGATCGAGTATGCTCGAAACGTTCTGGGGCTGAGCGATGCGAACAGTTTGGAATTCGACCCGAAGACCGCGAGCCCAGTCATCACATTGATGGAAGAGCAGAAGCAGGTGGTAGATAAGGGCGGGTCCATGCGGCTCGGATCTTACGAATGCCGCGTAAAGAAGGGCACTCACGCTTTTGATGCCTACGGGGAGGAAAGTGTTCGGGAACGCCATCGCCATCGCTACGAGGTCAACAACGAGTTCGTCGGCCAACTTGAAGAGGCCGGACTGGTTGTCAGTGGAGTAAACCCCAAGAGAAATCTAGTTGAGATGGTGGAACTTAAGGAACATCCTTGGTTTCTCGCCGTACAATCTCACCCAGAGTTCCTCTCCAAGCCAAATAAGGCGCACCCGCTTTTCAAAGCTTTCGTGGAAGCTGCAATCAATCGGGCTGAGAACCGTTAA
- a CDS encoding beta-ketoacyl-ACP synthase 3, giving the protein MSFQIDVPIPSMGATVNEMTLIDLEVEAGQEIAKGEKLAELESDKSVFDFESPCDGTIKKIHCRAGDILEVGHPFVRIETSDTAVSHLKVDGDAEPQAAKPKPEVEVVEPLAPELGMEPVVATAPAVAKANGVRWTPRAKKLAVERGLNPESITDILGTGPGGRVTGDDLERYVDSVSEAQPAVVETPAAVDAPAGSGSKQTACVAGIGYAVPKNVRSNAEILKQFPGKTEEEIVKVTGIQQRYVISEGESATSLASSATRKALEMAGLEVSDIDAVVVATLLPDQPVPGAASILAKELGIEQALAFDLNAACSGWLYALEVGRSLIYGGTAKNILVVTAEILSRITNPKDHETAFLFGDGAGAAILTSGEGGHRLHRLELSGDARFTDAISRVGGGALCPIPKPGEDLDSFYLTMDGGVVFKRAVLSFSNIIESALERHGLTPEDVSWIVPHQANARILRAVSKRVGIPYEKFVVTINKYGNTSAASVSMALGWAAEEGIFEDGDKIIFCSVGAGFTFAGGLMTW; this is encoded by the coding sequence ATGAGCTTTCAAATCGATGTACCGATCCCTTCTATGGGAGCAACGGTTAACGAAATGACCTTGATCGACCTAGAAGTCGAAGCAGGGCAGGAAATCGCCAAAGGCGAGAAGCTAGCGGAATTGGAGAGCGACAAGTCGGTCTTCGATTTCGAATCCCCTTGTGATGGGACGATCAAGAAAATCCATTGCAGAGCGGGGGATATCTTGGAAGTTGGGCATCCTTTCGTCCGGATCGAAACCAGCGATACGGCCGTAAGTCATTTGAAAGTGGATGGGGACGCAGAGCCTCAAGCTGCTAAGCCGAAGCCCGAAGTCGAAGTGGTCGAGCCCTTGGCTCCCGAGCTGGGCATGGAACCAGTCGTGGCTACCGCTCCAGCAGTTGCCAAGGCCAATGGAGTTCGCTGGACACCGAGAGCGAAGAAACTCGCCGTGGAGCGCGGTCTAAATCCGGAATCGATCACCGATATTTTGGGAACGGGTCCCGGGGGAAGAGTGACTGGTGACGATTTGGAACGTTACGTAGATTCGGTTAGCGAAGCTCAGCCAGCTGTAGTTGAGACTCCGGCAGCGGTGGATGCTCCGGCTGGATCGGGATCGAAGCAAACGGCGTGCGTTGCGGGAATCGGATACGCGGTACCGAAAAACGTCCGTTCCAACGCCGAGATTCTGAAGCAATTCCCGGGCAAGACCGAGGAGGAGATCGTCAAGGTCACCGGTATCCAGCAGCGTTATGTAATTTCCGAAGGAGAGTCCGCCACGAGCCTAGCGAGTTCCGCGACCCGCAAAGCTCTGGAGATGGCGGGACTCGAGGTCTCCGATATCGATGCAGTAGTGGTAGCAACCTTGTTGCCCGACCAGCCGGTCCCTGGAGCCGCGAGCATATTGGCCAAGGAGCTGGGTATCGAGCAGGCTCTGGCCTTTGACTTGAATGCTGCCTGTTCAGGTTGGCTATACGCTTTGGAAGTAGGGCGTAGCTTGATTTATGGCGGGACCGCGAAAAACATCTTGGTCGTTACCGCGGAAATCCTCTCTCGCATCACCAATCCAAAGGATCACGAGACTGCTTTCCTTTTTGGCGACGGCGCTGGAGCGGCGATTTTGACGAGTGGTGAGGGCGGTCATCGCCTCCATCGTTTGGAACTAAGTGGCGACGCTCGATTCACGGATGCTATTTCCCGTGTGGGAGGCGGGGCTCTCTGCCCGATTCCGAAGCCCGGAGAAGATTTGGATTCTTTCTATCTGACCATGGATGGCGGAGTTGTATTCAAGAGGGCCGTACTGTCGTTTTCGAACATCATCGAAAGCGCGTTGGAGCGGCATGGGCTGACTCCAGAGGACGTATCTTGGATTGTTCCCCACCAAGCCAATGCTCGTATCCTTCGTGCCGTAAGCAAGCGGGTGGGAATTCCCTACGAGAAGTTCGTGGTCACCATCAACAAGTACGGAAATACTTCGGCCGCATCGGTTTCCATGGCCCTAGGCTGGGCAGCGGAAGAAGGTATTTTCGAAGATGGCGACAAGATTATCTTCTGCTCGGTGGGAGCAGGATTCACCTTCGCGGGTGGATTAATGACTTGGTAG
- a CDS encoding NAD(P)/FAD-dependent oxidoreductase codes for MKTVAVIGAGAAGYFAAINVAEGDPSAKVDLYESTRRTLTKVSISGGGRCNATHHCFDPRELVTFYPRGGKELRGPFHQWQPQDTISWFASRGVELKTEADGRMFPVTDNSQTIIDCLTKSAETAGVTLHLKSGVTDLTDLDDGGFELTIGDGQKVQADHVLIATGGGQKNVGHTLAANLGHTITDLAPSLFTFHIEHPLLADLQGLSLPAVQVSHRPSKLSQTGPIVFTHWGLSGPGMLKLSAWGARVFSKLDYRCELSLNWTGGTKPEEIRQLLENTKRSEARKSMISLNPFDFPRRFWERLLEYVAIPSDCQWAQLSKKGLHQLVETISNTTLQTHGKSMNKDEFVTCGGIKLKEVDFKTMQSRLVTNLHFAGEVLDIDGVTGGFNFQAAWTTAKIAAEAISKK; via the coding sequence ATGAAAACCGTCGCCGTCATAGGAGCAGGTGCAGCCGGCTACTTCGCAGCGATCAACGTGGCGGAGGGCGATCCTTCAGCCAAGGTGGACCTCTACGAGTCTACTCGCCGGACCCTGACCAAAGTTTCCATATCAGGCGGCGGGCGCTGCAATGCGACCCATCATTGCTTCGACCCTCGTGAACTCGTTACCTTTTACCCGCGAGGGGGCAAAGAGCTGCGAGGCCCCTTTCATCAATGGCAGCCTCAAGACACCATCTCTTGGTTTGCGTCTAGAGGAGTGGAGCTAAAGACAGAGGCAGACGGTCGCATGTTTCCGGTGACGGACAATTCGCAAACCATCATCGACTGCTTGACGAAATCCGCCGAAACCGCCGGTGTCACCCTTCATCTCAAGTCGGGAGTTACCGACCTGACCGACCTCGACGATGGTGGGTTCGAGCTAACGATCGGAGACGGTCAAAAAGTGCAGGCCGATCACGTCTTGATCGCCACCGGCGGCGGACAGAAAAACGTAGGACACACACTCGCAGCAAACCTAGGCCATACCATCACCGACCTAGCCCCCTCGCTTTTCACCTTCCACATCGAGCATCCCCTCCTCGCAGACCTGCAAGGCCTCTCGCTACCGGCGGTACAAGTCAGTCATAGACCTTCCAAACTCAGCCAGACCGGACCCATCGTTTTTACCCATTGGGGACTTAGCGGACCCGGGATGCTAAAACTCTCCGCCTGGGGAGCCCGCGTATTCAGCAAGCTAGACTACCGTTGCGAGCTTAGCCTGAATTGGACCGGCGGGACGAAACCGGAAGAGATCCGTCAGCTTCTGGAGAATACAAAACGAAGCGAAGCCCGAAAATCGATGATCAGCTTGAATCCTTTCGATTTTCCACGGCGATTCTGGGAACGACTGCTAGAATACGTTGCCATCCCCAGCGATTGCCAGTGGGCCCAGTTATCTAAAAAAGGTCTCCATCAACTGGTGGAAACGATATCGAACACCACTCTGCAGACTCACGGCAAAAGCATGAACAAGGACGAATTCGTTACCTGCGGCGGGATAAAGCTAAAGGAAGTCGATTTCAAAACCATGCAAAGCCGACTCGTCACTAACCTACACTTCGCGGGAGAGGTGCTTGATATCGACGGAGTCACCGGCGGCTTCAATTTCCAAGCAGCCTGGACCACCGCGAAAATCGCCGCAGAGGCAATTTCAAAAAAATAG
- a CDS encoding adenosine kinase, which yields MAKKYNVYGMGNALVDIVTEVDDGFFAANEIEKGLMTLVDETRQTALLTAIDLENADKQCGGSAANTVIGAAQFGARSFYSCKVANDELGRFYLTDLIANGADTNLKEDALPEGITGKCLVMTTADAERTMNTFLGVTADYSENEIDEAALADSEYLYIEGYLITSTNGVAAMKAAKAFAEESGVKVALTFSDPAMVKYFGEPMKEVVGDGVDLLFCNEEEAMLFTGTESIPEAVEALKTSAKNFALTLGPKGALVWDGAALIEIAPVPTKAVDTNGAGDLFAGAFLYGITSGLSHQEAGDLASRASSAVVGKFGPRLSMEQAKALI from the coding sequence ATGGCAAAAAAATACAATGTGTACGGGATGGGCAACGCGCTCGTCGACATCGTGACCGAAGTCGATGACGGCTTTTTCGCAGCAAACGAAATTGAAAAAGGCTTAATGACCTTGGTCGACGAAACGCGTCAGACCGCCTTACTCACTGCCATCGATCTTGAAAACGCGGATAAGCAATGCGGCGGCTCTGCAGCCAATACAGTTATCGGAGCTGCCCAGTTCGGGGCTCGATCCTTTTATAGCTGCAAAGTGGCCAACGACGAGTTGGGAAGATTTTACCTTACCGATCTAATCGCCAACGGAGCCGATACCAATCTTAAGGAAGACGCCTTGCCCGAAGGAATCACTGGAAAGTGCCTCGTCATGACCACCGCAGATGCCGAGCGTACCATGAATACCTTCCTGGGAGTCACCGCCGACTACTCGGAAAACGAAATCGACGAAGCGGCACTCGCCGATTCGGAATACCTTTACATCGAGGGGTATCTGATCACCTCGACAAACGGGGTCGCAGCCATGAAAGCAGCTAAAGCCTTCGCCGAAGAATCGGGGGTAAAGGTCGCCCTCACATTCTCGGATCCTGCCATGGTCAAATACTTCGGCGAGCCGATGAAAGAAGTTGTTGGCGACGGCGTGGACCTTCTCTTCTGCAACGAAGAGGAAGCGATGCTATTCACCGGCACCGAGAGCATACCCGAAGCGGTTGAAGCCTTGAAAACATCCGCCAAAAACTTCGCCCTCACCCTAGGCCCGAAAGGCGCTCTCGTCTGGGACGGCGCTGCGCTCATCGAAATCGCTCCCGTTCCCACCAAAGCGGTGGATACGAACGGAGCGGGCGATTTGTTTGCGGGAGCCTTCCTGTACGGAATCACCAGTGGCCTCAGCCACCAAGAGGCGGGAGATTTGGCAAGCCGAGCCTCCTCCGCCGTCGTCGGAAAATTCGGACCGCGGTTAAGCATGGAGCAGGCAAAGGCCTTGATCTAG
- a CDS encoding FAD-dependent oxidoreductase: METIRTDCLVIGAGLAGSAYAHHAVSQGLSVTMICADELSTGANSKWAQGGIIFDTSYHPEQLEKDIMVASDNTANPEAVHSLVVEGQAAVQDLLLDQLHVPFDRGEKGELQFTREGGHSDKRIIFAKDVTGRAILNSFHDYVRGLDKLNILENHVAVDLLTLSHNSVHPIDKYKPITCVGAYVLDTLSGEVKAIIAKKTILATGGLGQVFRNTTNQPGVVGHGVAMAMRVGARIIDLEYVQFHPTVFLKKNCPLFLVSEAVRGEGGVLVDGNGSAFMDTQHPMKSLAPRDIVARAIHRELIASGENCVYIDLSSKKPEFIRDRFPSIYERALACGVDIGTEPIPVAPAAHYTCGGVYTDMAGRSSVLNLNAIGETACTGLHGANRLASTSLLECLVSAKLTAQADARDIGEESFHLPDVKEWISPSRAADEVLIRQDMHLIKDTMWNYVGLIRSPRRLKRARRILGQLDEEISSFYAGARLTRSLVELRNAVKAAQLVVHAATLNPTSHGCHYIATEDEEIDVPSMPLEDEK; this comes from the coding sequence GTGGAAACGATTCGAACTGATTGTCTCGTCATCGGCGCTGGGCTCGCCGGAAGCGCTTACGCGCACCATGCTGTTTCGCAAGGATTGTCGGTTACGATGATCTGCGCGGATGAGTTGTCGACGGGAGCGAATAGCAAGTGGGCGCAAGGCGGTATCATTTTTGATACCTCTTATCACCCGGAGCAGTTGGAGAAGGACATTATGGTCGCCTCTGACAACACGGCGAACCCGGAAGCGGTGCATTCTTTGGTCGTTGAAGGACAAGCTGCCGTGCAGGACCTCTTGCTGGATCAGTTGCACGTACCATTCGACCGAGGAGAGAAGGGGGAATTGCAATTCACTCGCGAAGGGGGGCACAGCGACAAGCGTATCATCTTTGCAAAAGACGTCACCGGCCGGGCAATCCTTAACAGCTTCCACGATTATGTTCGCGGCCTTGATAAGCTAAATATTCTCGAAAACCATGTCGCGGTAGACTTGCTCACCCTTTCGCACAATTCGGTGCATCCAATCGATAAATACAAGCCCATCACCTGTGTTGGCGCTTATGTTTTGGATACGTTAAGCGGCGAGGTGAAAGCAATCATCGCTAAAAAGACGATTCTCGCGACAGGTGGTCTTGGCCAAGTTTTCCGCAATACGACAAACCAACCCGGAGTAGTGGGGCATGGCGTTGCCATGGCCATGAGAGTTGGAGCTCGTATCATCGACTTGGAGTATGTCCAATTTCACCCTACGGTTTTCCTGAAAAAGAACTGCCCGCTGTTTCTCGTTTCGGAAGCGGTACGTGGCGAAGGCGGCGTTCTCGTGGACGGAAATGGGAGTGCTTTTATGGATACGCAGCATCCTATGAAGTCGCTTGCTCCGCGTGACATCGTAGCGCGAGCCATTCATCGGGAGCTAATCGCCTCTGGCGAAAACTGTGTGTACATCGATCTATCCAGCAAGAAGCCGGAGTTTATTCGTGATCGCTTTCCTTCGATTTACGAGAGGGCTCTTGCTTGCGGAGTAGACATTGGGACAGAGCCCATCCCGGTTGCTCCGGCGGCGCATTATACCTGCGGAGGTGTTTACACCGATATGGCTGGTCGTTCTTCGGTTCTCAATCTCAATGCGATCGGAGAGACCGCTTGCACGGGACTGCATGGGGCCAACCGCCTCGCCAGCACCTCCTTGCTCGAATGCCTCGTTTCCGCCAAACTGACTGCTCAGGCGGATGCTCGGGATATTGGTGAGGAATCCTTCCATCTACCCGATGTCAAAGAATGGATCAGCCCGTCGCGCGCAGCGGATGAAGTACTCATTCGCCAAGACATGCATCTCATCAAAGACACAATGTGGAATTATGTCGGCCTCATTCGTTCGCCTCGTCGCTTGAAGAGAGCTCGCAGGATTCTCGGTCAACTTGACGAGGAGATTAGCAGTTTCTACGCGGGAGCACGGCTGACTCGTTCTTTGGTCGAGCTTCGTAACGCGGTGAAGGCGGCTCAGCTTGTGGTCCACGCGGCTACCCTGAACCCAACGAGCCACGGGTGTCACTACATCGCCACGGAAGACGAAGAGATCGATGTACCTTCCATGCCTTTGGAAGACGAAAAGTAA
- the nadA gene encoding quinolinate synthase NadA, whose product MVSSADKRNYSEDQVEAEAERLLAKLMHVECEASRSWNLDACREIAPLTLEINELKKEKGAVLLAHSYVEPEIIYGVADYSGDSYMLSLKAKEAAAETIVFSGVVFMAETAKILSPQAQVVVPDRASGCSLADSLTGEQLRELKKLYPEAAVVCYINSTAEVKAECDVCVTSSNVYKIVASLPQKQVLFVPDRLMAENIRVEMKKMGIEKEIVSSDGTCIVHDNFDPETIAEARSKFPGLKVVSHPECTLNITERSDYVGSTGGMMQYVKATQAPYFMMLTECGLVERIEVEAPEKRFISGCKLCPYMKMNSLEKIRDVLLEPRPEQIIELDEELRLKALGSIDRMFEIAEGTAHAPGKGC is encoded by the coding sequence ATGGTTAGCTCAGCAGACAAAAGAAACTATTCGGAAGACCAAGTCGAAGCGGAGGCAGAGCGTCTCCTCGCCAAGCTTATGCACGTGGAGTGCGAAGCCAGTCGTTCTTGGAATTTGGACGCTTGCCGAGAAATCGCTCCGCTGACCCTTGAGATCAACGAGCTCAAAAAAGAGAAGGGCGCGGTCCTGCTTGCCCATTCGTATGTCGAGCCGGAAATCATCTACGGTGTGGCTGACTATTCTGGAGATTCCTATATGCTTAGCCTCAAAGCGAAAGAGGCGGCAGCGGAAACCATTGTATTTTCGGGTGTGGTCTTCATGGCGGAGACGGCCAAAATCCTCTCGCCTCAAGCTCAGGTTGTCGTACCCGATCGAGCATCGGGATGTTCTTTAGCGGACTCGTTGACTGGCGAGCAGCTGCGCGAGTTGAAAAAACTTTATCCTGAGGCTGCTGTTGTTTGCTACATAAACAGCACCGCGGAAGTTAAGGCCGAGTGCGATGTATGCGTGACCTCAAGCAACGTCTATAAGATCGTCGCTTCGCTTCCGCAGAAGCAGGTCCTATTTGTGCCGGATCGTCTCATGGCCGAGAATATTCGGGTGGAGATGAAGAAGATGGGTATCGAAAAGGAGATCGTTTCTTCCGATGGCACTTGCATCGTACACGACAATTTTGATCCGGAGACAATTGCAGAGGCCCGTTCCAAATTCCCCGGACTCAAGGTCGTTTCGCATCCGGAGTGTACTTTGAACATCACGGAGCGCAGCGACTACGTGGGCAGCACTGGCGGAATGATGCAATACGTGAAGGCCACGCAAGCTCCGTATTTCATGATGTTAACCGAGTGCGGACTGGTGGAACGAATTGAAGTCGAAGCCCCTGAGAAACGCTTTATCTCCGGGTGTAAGCTTTGTCCGTACATGAAGATGAATTCTCTGGAGAAGATACGCGACGTATTGCTCGAACCTAGGCCAGAGCAAATCATTGAGCTCGATGAGGAGCTTCGCTTAAAAGCTCTCGGCTCAATTGATCGCATGTTTGAGATTGCGGAAGGGACCGCTCATGCGCCGGGCAAGGGTTGCTAG